AACATGATTGACACAAAGCTTGAGGAGGAGATGGAGATTGTGCAGGGAATAATACAGGCGACTCTGTCAGCCAGGGAAAAGGCAAGGCTCGGCGTGAGGTGGCCGCTGAAGGAAGTGATAGTGCAGACAGGCAATGAAAGTGTAATCAGCGCCCTGAAAAACCTCAATTCCCTGCTAAAAAGCCAGTGCAACATCAGGAAAGTCGGCTATACAAAATCTTTTGACAAGGTCAAGGTGAAGATGGAGCTGGATGTTGGAAAAATAGGCGCAAGGTATGGAGGGGTTGCCCCAAAAGTTATAGCATCGCTTGCTGTCATGAACCCCGAAATGATATCAAAATTGATTGAAGAGGAAAAAATAATTGAAGCCAAAGTGGATAATGAGCTCTTGCCTGTGCCCAAGGACTGCCTGATTTTCAGGAGGGCAGTTGACCAGCCTTATGTGGAAAGCGAATACAAATCCAGCTATGTTTATCTGAATACAGAGCAGACAAAGGAGCTTGAAGCAGAAGGGTTTGCCAGGGAAATCATGAGAAGGATTCAGCAAATGAGAAAGAATGCAGGACTGCAGAAACAGCACAGCATCAGGCTTTTCATTAAATGCGGCAAGGCTGATCTGGACATCCTGTCAGCATGGAGGGATGCTATTAAGGAAAAGGTTGGCGCGGGAATATTTGAATTTTCCGCAACTGAGGCTGCGCAAGATTACACGAACAAGGAAGTGTATAAGGTAAAGGACAAGGAGTTTGAGATTTCTTTTGACAGGGCTTGAGTGGTTTATGCTTGCATGAAATAGTTTTATAAACCATGCAGCTGTCCTGCGTGATATGGCACTTTACTTGATTGGCCTTGGCTTGTCTGATGAAAAAGACATTTCTGTCAAAGGCCTGGAAGCAGTGAAAAAATGCCGCAAGGTTTACCTGGAGTCATACACTGCAGTGCTCAGCTGCCCTGTTTCAAGGCTTGAAGAGTTTTATGGCAGGAAAATAATAGTTGCCCCCAGGGATATGGTTGAAAAACAGGCAGATGTAACTATCCTTGAGGATGCTGAAAAGGCAGACACGGCCCTGCTTGTTGTCGGCGACCCGCTTGCAGCGACCACACACATGGACATTCTAGAGAGGGCAAAATCAAGAAGCATAAAGACGGAAGTTATCCATAATGCCTCTGTAATGAATGCGATTGCTGCGACAGGCTTGCAGCTGTACAAGTTTGGAAAGACAACCAGCATGCCATTCCCGCAAAAAAGCTTTGAGCCGGAGACAGCTTATGATATTATTATGCAAAACAGGAAAAACGGCAGCCATACACTTGTCCTCCTGGACCTAAGGCCTGAGAAAAATATGTTCATAACGGTAAATGAGGGCATAAAGCAGCTGCTGAAGATTGAGCTTAAAAGGAATGAAAAGGTTTTCACAGAGCA
This genomic stretch from Candidatus Woesearchaeota archaeon harbors:
- the dph5 gene encoding diphthine synthase gives rise to the protein MALYLIGLGLSDEKDISVKGLEAVKKCRKVYLESYTAVLSCPVSRLEEFYGRKIIVAPRDMVEKQADVTILEDAEKADTALLVVGDPLAATTHMDILERAKSRSIKTEVIHNASVMNAIAATGLQLYKFGKTTSMPFPQKSFEPETAYDIIMQNRKNGSHTLVLLDLRPEKNMFITVNEGIKQLLKIELKRNEKVFTEQTKVVGCARIGSKGQQIIYGNAKDLLKIDFGKPMHCLVVPGDLHFMEEEILMKFQV